The proteins below are encoded in one region of Oncorhynchus tshawytscha isolate Ot180627B linkage group LG04, Otsh_v2.0, whole genome shotgun sequence:
- the LOC112248797 gene encoding LOW QUALITY PROTEIN: E3 ubiquitin-protein ligase RNF165 (The sequence of the model RefSeq protein was modified relative to this genomic sequence to represent the inferred CDS: inserted 1 base in 1 codon; deleted 2 bases in 1 codon) — MVLVHVGYLVLPVFGSVRNRGSLFNRQQHSHATSCRHFQLGPHAPLPIDFPMPHPGQPQSGINPHLAPSGHQLHSPLNPLPTPQFQDLXGPPFLPQALHQQYLLQQQILEAQNRRIMPPSRRTPERMPHQSHRLRLGYEFVPALHVPPQPVGQQPRYLAEGTDWDLSVDAGLPPHQYHIRPLPQHFQHYLTSPRMHHFPRNSTSTQVVVHEIRNYPYPQLHLLALQGLNPSRHASAVRESYEELLQLEDRLGSVNRGAIQTTIERFTFPHKYKKRIPQDLKLGLEDDELDTDEKCTICLSMLEDGEDVRRLPCMHLFHQACVDQWLATSRKCPICRVDIETQLTPDS, encoded by the exons GATCCCTCTTTAACCGGCAGCAGCATAGCCATGCTACCTCTTGCCGGCACTTCCAGCTAGGCCCCCATGCCCCGCTGCCCATTGACTTCCCCATGCCCCACCCAGGTCAGCCCCAGTCGGGCATAAACCCCCACCTGGCTCCCTCTGGCCACCAGCTCCACTCGCCCCTCAACCCCTTA CCCACACCCCAGTTCCAGGACC TTGGTCCCCCTTTCCTACCTCAGGCCTTACACCAGCAATACCTCCTCCAACAGCAGATCCTAGAAGCCCAGAACCGCCGCATCATGCCACCTTCAAG ACGCACCCCAGAGAGAATGCCCCACCAGTCCCACAGACTGCGGCTGGGGTACGAGTTTGTTCCTGCCCTCCATGTCCCCCCACAGCCTGTTGGCCAGCAGCCTCGCTACCTGGCCGAAGGCACAGACTG GGACCTGAGTGTGGACGCGGGGCTGCCCCCCCACCAGTACCACATCCGCCCACTGCCCCAGCACTTTCAACACTACCTGACCTCTCCCCGGATGCATCACTTCCCCAGGAACAGCACCTCCACCCAAGTG GTTGTCCATGAGATCAGAAACTACCCATATCCTCAGTTACACCTGCTGGCCCTGCAGGGCCTCAACCCCTCCCGCCATGCATCCGCTGTGAGAGAGAGCTACGAG GAGCTACTGCAGCTGGAGGACAGGTTGGGCAGTGTGAACCGAGGGGCCATCCAGACCACTATTGAAAGGTTCACCTTCCCTCACAAATACAAGAAG AGAATACCCCAGGACCTGAAGCTAGGGCTGGAGGACGACGAACTGGATACAGATGAGAAGTGTACTATCTGTCTATCAAtgctggaggatggagaggatgtcAG GAGATTACCCTGCATGCACCTCTTCCACCAGGCGTGTGTTGACCAATGGCTGGCCACCAGTAGGAAATGCCCCATATGCCGGGTGGACATTGAGACCCAGTTGACACCAGACAGCTGA